In Hyphomicrobiales bacterium, a single window of DNA contains:
- a CDS encoding CAP domain-containing protein, producing the protein MTARREDGCRKLWRCAVLALALTAAAVFSVSPAAPRETYAAYVARINSGLPGGATYRDDLEQVLLSAANAYRRSKGLKPLRAAEGTLVAAARAHAADMMQNDFVGHTSSSGAGFESRMRALHPGVMMLPRMAENAARERSKGEPDEAKARKLFQQWVNSGPHARTLRSRDYVSLATGVVEKDGKLFAVQIFEGPALNTNMFGTVGTPTPRTETSDPVPKPADGGGGLY; encoded by the coding sequence ATGACCGCAAGACGGGAAGATGGATGCAGGAAGTTGTGGCGCTGCGCCGTATTGGCTCTGGCCTTGACCGCGGCCGCTGTATTTTCAGTGTCCCCGGCGGCACCGCGCGAGACCTATGCGGCCTATGTGGCGCGCATCAATTCCGGCTTGCCCGGCGGCGCAACCTATCGCGACGATCTCGAGCAGGTGCTGCTCTCGGCCGCCAATGCCTACCGCAGAAGCAAGGGATTGAAGCCGCTCCGCGCGGCCGAAGGCACGCTGGTGGCCGCGGCGCGCGCCCATGCTGCCGACATGATGCAGAATGATTTCGTCGGCCACACGTCGTCCTCGGGTGCTGGTTTTGAATCGCGCATGCGCGCCCTGCATCCTGGCGTGATGATGCTGCCGCGCATGGCCGAGAATGCCGCCCGCGAACGCAGCAAGGGCGAGCCTGACGAAGCCAAGGCCCGCAAGCTGTTCCAGCAATGGGTCAACAGCGGCCCGCACGCCCGCACACTGCGCAGCCGCGATTACGTGAGCCTTGCCACGGGTGTGGTGGAGAAGGACGGCAAGCTCTTCGCCGTGCAGATCTTCGAAGGCCCGGCCCTCAACACCAACATGTTCGGTACCGTTGGCACGCCAACTCCCAGGACCGAGACCAGCGACCCCGTGCCCAAACCAGCAGACGGCGGCGGCGGATTGTATTGA
- a CDS encoding copper chaperone PCu(A)C, whose protein sequence is MKLLKELTLAGALTLASFITMPGAFAHEIKLGDLEIIHPWARQSPMAADVTAGFMVIRNTGKTDDKLIGVTAEIADVVQIHDMKMENDVMKMFEIPGGVVIPAGQSVEFKPKSKHIMFMKVKTQPMADSQFKGTLVFEKAGSVEIEYEVTDPNAGMSQ, encoded by the coding sequence ATGAAACTCTTGAAAGAACTCACACTCGCCGGCGCACTCACTCTTGCGTCCTTCATCACGATGCCGGGCGCCTTTGCCCATGAGATCAAACTCGGCGATCTCGAAATCATCCACCCCTGGGCGCGGCAGTCGCCGATGGCGGCAGATGTGACGGCAGGCTTCATGGTGATCCGCAACACAGGCAAGACCGATGACAAGCTGATCGGCGTCACCGCGGAAATCGCCGACGTCGTCCAGATCCACGACATGAAGATGGAAAACGATGTGATGAAGATGTTTGAAATCCCGGGCGGCGTGGTCATTCCCGCCGGTCAATCAGTGGAGTTCAAGCCCAAGTCGAAGCACATCATGTTCATGAAGGTGAAGACGCAGCCCATGGCGGATTCGCAGTTCAAGGGCACGCTCGTCTTCGAGAAGGCGGGCAGCGTCGAGATTGAATATGAAGTGACCGATCCCAACGCAGGAATGAGCCAGTGA
- a CDS encoding virulence factor, with the protein MANLIITYWRDIPSAVSVKLGRKEEKRMLDNRFMEAIDMAAMRDGATATDDYLAHWRRGEPIAVSDDLAAEADNAKADLESTYTQDRIKQLIGNGGRNAS; encoded by the coding sequence ATGGCCAACCTCATCATCACCTATTGGCGCGACATTCCCTCTGCCGTTTCGGTCAAGCTGGGCCGGAAGGAAGAGAAGCGCATGCTGGACAACCGCTTCATGGAAGCGATCGACATGGCGGCGATGCGCGATGGCGCCACCGCCACGGACGACTATCTCGCCCACTGGCGCCGCGGCGAGCCCATTGCCGTTTCCGATGACCTCGCGGCGGAGGCGGACAATGCCAAGGCCGATCTCGAATCCACCTACACCCAGGACCGTATCAAGCAACTCATCGGCAATGGAGGCCGAAACGCATCATGA
- a CDS encoding GlsB/YeaQ/YmgE family stress response membrane protein: MTDVLWTIGIGFVAGLIAKFLMPGKNEPKGFVLTALLGIAGAFVGTFLGQFVGYLRPGEQGNFVVSIIGAIAILFFWGWLAQRQQAS; encoded by the coding sequence ATGACGGATGTGTTGTGGACCATCGGCATCGGCTTCGTGGCGGGTCTCATCGCCAAGTTCCTGATGCCGGGAAAGAATGAGCCGAAGGGTTTCGTGCTGACGGCGCTGCTCGGGATCGCGGGTGCGTTTGTCGGCACATTCTTGGGGCAGTTCGTGGGCTATCTCAGGCCCGGTGAACAGGGCAACTTCGTTGTCTCCATCATCGGTGCCATCGCCATCCTGTTCTTCTGGGGCTGGCTGGCGCAGCGGCAGCAAGCTTCATAA
- a CDS encoding helix-turn-helix transcriptional regulator, whose translation MTGKSEGHAVFASNLRTLCAAESSIADICRDTGINRQQFNKYLAGRAIPSATVLRRICQRLGVSEDALLAASFAPGSAQPDGDGTTVNARLGHLGRDLERIFNVYMPDIKSVTRLENTAFTAGRYHIYFPLSDFAGYLVRAYMEVWWHKHTLMFTRLTRLKQIGKSEVSVRGRHLGVALASKGEISLMGRNRSAPFQVSVINFSSDVLSKRFFVGLSMTHAAGRPLACRCVLERLPEGTSRRENLHSCGVLQVRDEAVPQFVQQVMRPDSLRGPTLQLPDIDHIINSAMLELK comes from the coding sequence ATGACCGGGAAGTCCGAGGGGCACGCTGTATTTGCGTCCAATCTCCGTACGCTTTGTGCTGCGGAATCATCGATTGCCGACATTTGCCGCGATACGGGCATCAACCGGCAGCAGTTCAACAAATACCTCGCGGGCCGCGCCATTCCGAGCGCCACGGTGCTGCGCCGGATCTGCCAGCGCCTCGGTGTGTCGGAAGATGCCCTTCTGGCAGCCTCTTTCGCACCGGGATCAGCGCAGCCGGACGGCGATGGCACAACGGTGAATGCCCGGCTTGGCCATCTGGGCCGAGACCTCGAACGCATCTTCAACGTCTACATGCCGGACATCAAATCGGTCACGCGGCTGGAGAACACGGCCTTTACTGCGGGCCGCTATCACATCTACTTCCCGCTGTCGGACTTCGCCGGCTATCTGGTGCGGGCCTACATGGAGGTGTGGTGGCACAAGCACACGCTGATGTTCACGCGCCTCACGCGGCTGAAGCAGATCGGCAAGTCGGAAGTTTCGGTCCGCGGCCGCCATCTCGGTGTCGCCCTTGCATCCAAGGGCGAGATTTCGCTGATGGGGCGAAACCGCAGCGCACCCTTTCAGGTATCGGTGATCAATTTCAGTTCAGATGTTCTTTCCAAACGGTTTTTCGTCGGCCTCTCCATGACTCATGCAGCTGGAAGGCCGTTGGCCTGCCGTTGCGTGCTGGAACGCCTCCCGGAGGGTACATCCCGGCGTGAGAACCTGCACTCCTGCGGCGTGCTGCAAGTCAGGGACGAAGCTGTGCCGCAGTTCGTGCAACAGGTGATGCGGCCGGACTCACTCCGCGGGCCCACGCTTCAACTGCCCGACATTGATCACATCATCAATTCGGCGATGCTCGAACTGAAGTGA
- a CDS encoding methyltetrahydrofolate cobalamin methyltransferase, translating to MTHTIVASATRTHIIGFDKPFTIIGERINPTGRKKLAAEMQAGNFDTVMADALAQMAAGAHILDINAGVTAVNPNETEPPLMKQTLEIVMSVTDLPLCIDSSVTSALKMGLETAKGRPLVNSVTGEEEKLEAILPLVAKYNVPVVAISNDETGISEDPDVRFEVAKKIVQRAADFGIKPEDIVVDPLVMPIGAMGTAGQQVFRLVRRLREELKVNTTCGASNISFGMPHRRALTGYFLAMAASHGMTSAIMNPMHDEDMHAIFGANVLNGTDAHCKFWNNKFRDLAPPRPAAAAAPGEVAQSADDIAARRAAREARRRR from the coding sequence ATGACCCACACCATCGTCGCATCGGCCACGCGCACGCACATCATCGGCTTCGACAAGCCTTTCACCATCATCGGTGAGCGCATCAATCCGACGGGCCGCAAGAAGCTCGCTGCCGAGATGCAGGCCGGCAACTTCGACACGGTGATGGCCGATGCGCTGGCCCAGATGGCGGCGGGTGCACACATCCTCGACATCAATGCGGGCGTCACCGCCGTGAACCCCAACGAGACCGAGCCGCCGCTGATGAAGCAGACGCTGGAAATCGTGATGTCCGTCACCGACCTGCCGCTCTGCATCGACTCGTCCGTCACCTCCGCCCTGAAGATGGGCCTTGAAACGGCGAAGGGACGTCCGCTGGTCAACTCCGTCACGGGTGAAGAAGAAAAGCTCGAAGCCATCCTGCCACTGGTCGCCAAGTACAATGTGCCGGTCGTCGCCATCTCCAATGACGAGACGGGCATTTCCGAAGATCCGGATGTGCGCTTTGAAGTGGCGAAGAAGATCGTGCAGCGCGCCGCCGATTTCGGCATCAAGCCGGAAGACATCGTCGTTGATCCGCTCGTCATGCCGATCGGTGCCATGGGCACGGCGGGCCAGCAGGTGTTCCGCCTGGTGCGGCGCCTGCGCGAAGAGCTGAAGGTGAACACCACGTGCGGCGCCTCCAACATTTCCTTCGGCATGCCGCACCGCCGCGCGCTGACGGGCTACTTCCTCGCCATGGCGGCAAGCCACGGCATGACCAGCGCCATCATGAACCCGATGCATGACGAAGACATGCATGCGATCTTCGGCGCCAATGTGCTGAACGGCACCGATGCACACTGCAAGTTCTGGAACAACAAGTTCCGTGATCTTGCCCCACCCCGCCCTGCCGCTGCCGCAGCACCCGGTGAGGTGGCGCAATCCGCCGACGACATCGCCGCCCGCCGCGCCGCCCGCGAAGCCCGCCGCCGGAGGTAG
- a CDS encoding SCO family protein, which yields MRRARLAIWGVAAMFAALLGYLVWQQQSGPTGVVPALQIGGPFTLASSKGGTVSSESLKGAPYGMFFGFTHCPMVCPTTLTEMQAAMAALGDDAKDFRLFFVTVDPERDTREFVADYLSNFDPRMEGLIPTVAELPALAKAFRVFYQKVPTSDGSYTMDHTATVFLFNRDGNFAGTLAFDEDPKTRATKLQRLVKK from the coding sequence GTGAGGCGCGCACGCCTTGCCATCTGGGGAGTGGCGGCGATGTTCGCCGCCCTCCTCGGGTATCTCGTGTGGCAGCAGCAATCCGGGCCGACTGGCGTGGTGCCCGCGCTGCAGATCGGCGGGCCGTTCACTCTGGCCAGCAGCAAGGGTGGCACCGTCTCGTCGGAAAGCCTGAAGGGTGCGCCCTACGGCATGTTCTTCGGCTTCACCCATTGCCCCATGGTGTGCCCGACGACGCTCACCGAAATGCAGGCGGCCATGGCGGCGCTGGGCGATGACGCCAAGGACTTCCGGCTGTTCTTCGTCACCGTCGATCCGGAGCGCGACACGCGCGAATTTGTGGCGGACTATCTCTCCAACTTCGATCCGCGCATGGAGGGCCTCATCCCCACGGTTGCTGAACTGCCCGCGCTGGCGAAAGCCTTCCGCGTGTTTTATCAGAAGGTGCCTACGAGCGACGGCAGCTACACCATGGATCACACGGCCACGGTGTTCCTCTTCAACCGCGACGGAAACTTCGCCGGCACGCTGGCCTTCGACGAAGACCCGAAGACGCGCGCGACAAAGCTGCAGAGGCTGGTGAAGAAGTAG
- a CDS encoding adenylosuccinate synthase has translation MANVAVVGAQWGDEGKGKIVDWLSERADVVARFQGGHNAGHTLVINGVTYKLSLLPSGILRPGKLSVIGNGVVIDPWALVAEIAKLQGQGVAISRENLRIASNATLILPLHRELDQLREAAAGAGKIGTTGRGIGPAYEDKVGRRAIRVNDLADLSTVGMKIERLLAHHNALRRGMGQPELQAADVLKDLQEIAPKILPFADAVWALLDEHKRAGKRILFEGAQGILLDIDHGTYPFVTSSNTVAAQAASGTGMGPSSVSYTLGIAKAYTTRVGSGPFPTEQDNEIGELIGQRGHEFGTVTGRKRRCGWFDAVLVRQAIKTSGIQGIALTKLDILDGLKEIKVGVGYMLDGKRIDMFPAAEEAQKRVEPVYESFEGWSGTSAGARSWSELPAQAVKYVRYLEELIECPVALLSTSPERDDTILMRDPFQD, from the coding sequence ATGGCAAACGTTGCCGTGGTCGGGGCCCAGTGGGGCGATGAAGGCAAGGGCAAGATCGTCGATTGGCTCTCCGAGAGGGCCGACGTGGTGGCCCGCTTCCAGGGTGGCCACAATGCTGGCCATACGCTGGTCATCAACGGTGTCACCTACAAGCTGTCGCTGCTGCCTTCGGGCATTCTCCGCCCCGGCAAACTCTCCGTGATCGGCAACGGCGTGGTGATCGACCCCTGGGCACTGGTGGCGGAAATCGCCAAGCTGCAGGGGCAGGGCGTTGCCATCAGCCGCGAGAACCTGCGCATTGCCAGCAACGCCACCCTCATCCTGCCGCTGCACCGGGAACTGGACCAGCTTCGCGAAGCCGCTGCGGGCGCCGGCAAGATCGGCACCACGGGCCGCGGCATCGGCCCCGCCTATGAAGACAAGGTGGGGCGCCGCGCCATCCGCGTGAATGACCTGGCCGACCTCTCGACCGTCGGCATGAAGATCGAACGCCTGCTGGCGCATCACAACGCATTGCGGCGCGGCATGGGCCAGCCCGAATTGCAGGCCGCCGATGTGTTGAAAGATCTCCAGGAAATAGCCCCGAAGATCCTGCCCTTCGCCGATGCCGTGTGGGCCTTGCTGGACGAACACAAGCGCGCCGGGAAGCGCATCCTCTTCGAAGGTGCGCAAGGCATCCTCCTCGACATCGATCACGGTACCTATCCCTTCGTCACCTCGTCCAACACCGTCGCGGCCCAGGCAGCGAGTGGCACGGGCATGGGCCCGTCGTCGGTGAGCTATACGCTCGGCATCGCCAAGGCCTACACCACGCGCGTCGGCTCCGGTCCGTTCCCCACCGAGCAGGACAACGAGATCGGCGAACTGATCGGCCAGCGTGGCCACGAGTTCGGCACCGTGACCGGGCGCAAGCGCCGCTGCGGCTGGTTTGACGCCGTGCTGGTGCGCCAGGCCATCAAGACCTCCGGCATCCAGGGGATTGCGCTGACCAAGCTCGACATCCTCGATGGCCTCAAGGAGATCAAGGTTGGCGTGGGCTACATGCTGGATGGCAAGCGGATCGACATGTTCCCCGCCGCCGAGGAAGCGCAGAAGCGCGTGGAGCCCGTCTACGAAAGTTTCGAAGGCTGGAGCGGAACGTCCGCCGGTGCGCGCTCGTGGAGCGAACTCCCGGCGCAGGCCGTGAAGTATGTGCGCTATCTCGAAGAACTGATCGAATGCCCGGTGGCGCTGCTGTCCACCTCACCCGAACGCGACGATACCATCCTGATGCGCGACCCCTTCCAGGATTGA
- a CDS encoding replicative DNA helicase → MNTVTPLRPADAAPASDSYRQPPHNLEAEMALLGAILINNEACDRVTQFLQPDHFFEALHARIFDAAASLIRVGKLASPVTLRSFFENDVTMKEVGGPAYLARLAASATTIINAEEYGRTIHELAQRRKLILVGTDIVNESFDATVEDSARALIERAESSLYALAEVDKYGKGFMPFGRALTDAIDMANAAFQRDGHLSGLSTGLKDLDEKLGGLQNSDLIILAGRPSMGKTALCTNLAYNVAKNYRAEYQSDGTNKVLDGGVVAFFSLEMSAEQLATRIIAEQSGIGSEKIRRGKITEDEFARLVEVSQELQKLPLYIDATGGLTIAQVAARARRLKRQRGLGLIVVDYLQLLAGSAKKASEGRVQEVTEITVGLKALAKELAVPVIALSQLSRQVENRDDKRPQLADLRESGSIEQDADVVMFIYREEYYMLRKEPRPGTPEHITWQDEMAKCEGIAEVIIGKQRHGPTGVVELQFNAALTKFQNLVREGYAPERFE, encoded by the coding sequence ATGAACACCGTCACGCCGCTCCGCCCCGCCGATGCTGCACCTGCATCCGATTCATATCGCCAGCCCCCGCACAACCTGGAGGCCGAGATGGCCTTGCTGGGGGCGATCCTGATCAACAATGAAGCCTGCGACCGCGTCACGCAATTCTTGCAGCCGGACCATTTTTTCGAGGCCCTGCATGCGCGCATCTTCGATGCTGCCGCGAGCCTCATTCGCGTGGGCAAGCTGGCGAGCCCGGTGACGCTGCGCTCCTTCTTCGAGAACGACGTCACCATGAAGGAGGTGGGCGGCCCTGCCTATCTGGCGCGCCTGGCTGCCTCTGCCACAACCATCATCAACGCGGAAGAATATGGCCGCACCATTCATGAGCTGGCACAGCGCCGGAAGCTGATCTTGGTCGGCACCGACATCGTCAACGAGTCCTTCGACGCGACAGTGGAAGACTCCGCCCGCGCCCTGATCGAGCGCGCCGAGTCTTCGCTCTACGCGCTGGCGGAAGTGGACAAGTACGGCAAGGGCTTCATGCCCTTTGGCCGCGCCCTGACCGACGCCATCGACATGGCCAACGCCGCCTTCCAGCGCGACGGGCATCTCTCCGGCCTTTCCACGGGCCTCAAGGATCTCGACGAAAAGCTGGGTGGCCTGCAGAACTCCGACCTCATCATCCTCGCCGGCCGCCCCTCCATGGGCAAGACGGCGCTCTGTACCAACCTCGCCTACAACGTCGCCAAGAACTACCGCGCCGAGTATCAGTCGGACGGCACCAACAAGGTGCTGGATGGGGGCGTCGTCGCCTTCTTCTCGCTGGAAATGTCGGCGGAACAGCTGGCGACCCGCATCATCGCCGAGCAGTCGGGCATCGGCTCCGAAAAGATCCGGCGTGGCAAGATCACCGAAGACGAGTTCGCCCGCCTCGTGGAGGTGAGCCAGGAACTGCAGAAGCTGCCGCTCTACATCGACGCGACCGGCGGCCTCACCATTGCACAGGTTGCAGCCCGCGCCCGCCGCCTCAAGCGCCAGCGCGGACTGGGCCTCATCGTGGTGGACTATCTCCAGCTGCTCGCCGGTTCCGCCAAGAAGGCCTCGGAAGGGCGCGTGCAGGAAGTGACGGAAATCACCGTGGGCCTCAAGGCGCTGGCGAAGGAACTGGCGGTGCCGGTGATCGCCCTCTCGCAGCTTTCGCGCCAGGTGGAAAACCGCGATGACAAGCGCCCGCAACTCGCCGACTTGCGTGAATCCGGCTCGATCGAACAGGACGCCGACGTCGTCATGTTCATCTACCGCGAGGAATATTACATGCTGCGCAAGGAGCCGCGCCCCGGCACGCCCGAGCACATCACCTGGCAGGACGAAATGGCCAAGTGTGAAGGCATCGCCGAAGTCATCATCGGCAAGCAGCGCCACGGCCCCACGGGCGTCGTCGAACTGCAATTCAACGCCGCCCTCACCAAGTTCCAGAACCTCGTCCGCGAAGGCTACGCGCCGGAACGGTTTGAGTAG
- a CDS encoding GGDEF domain-containing protein: protein MAEVSEKDLAELRRKISVLEQDVQHLVSHDQLTGLLIRSAFLKRVEHFLAEAKSAPLPQQCAVIEIGVRGIPRITGALGRHVGDYVISALAARLSNAIPSDCLICRLDYWSFAIFLPRITEALEALVTAKRLIELLDEPIDWVERTLTIEAAAGVALAGKLDADSIMLLHRAGVAYKAATESGGPGYAFFNPALEQAVKRRQDVQMALNEALENGYFSLAFQPYFQTSGGELAGMEALIRLNHPTLGFVSPAEFIPVAEETGMIQKIGAWVLVEACRVASHWPPHLLVSINFSPEQFLSGHLLSDVHNALELSSFPAYRMEVEITESTMLSDTEIVMSQLSALREMGCHIVMDDFGTGYSSLSYLWKFPFSKLKIDRSFIQAMETRPQVRGLLRTILDLSRNLGLKVTAEGIETVEQAELLRSQRCDFIQGYLCGKPVPESEVAAVIMTRFAASLKNMKSPEEDIPPAPMRFEF from the coding sequence ATGGCGGAAGTATCCGAGAAGGACTTGGCGGAATTGCGCCGCAAGATCAGTGTGCTGGAACAAGACGTACAGCATCTGGTCAGCCATGACCAATTGACCGGCCTTCTCATCCGCTCCGCCTTCCTCAAGCGCGTCGAACACTTTCTTGCAGAGGCGAAGTCTGCGCCGCTCCCCCAGCAGTGTGCCGTGATCGAAATCGGGGTCAGGGGCATTCCGCGCATCACCGGTGCCTTGGGACGGCATGTGGGCGATTATGTGATCTCGGCGCTGGCCGCGCGGCTTTCCAACGCCATTCCAAGCGACTGTCTGATCTGCCGCCTCGACTACTGGAGCTTCGCCATCTTCCTGCCGCGCATCACCGAGGCGCTGGAGGCTCTGGTCACGGCGAAGCGTCTCATCGAACTGCTGGATGAGCCCATCGACTGGGTGGAGCGCACGCTGACGATCGAGGCCGCAGCAGGCGTGGCGCTGGCGGGAAAGCTGGACGCGGATTCCATCATGCTGCTTCACCGGGCGGGCGTTGCCTACAAGGCGGCCACGGAGAGCGGCGGTCCCGGTTACGCCTTCTTCAATCCGGCGCTGGAACAGGCGGTGAAGCGCAGGCAGGATGTGCAGATGGCGCTGAACGAGGCGCTGGAAAACGGATACTTCTCGCTTGCCTTCCAACCTTATTTCCAGACCTCCGGCGGCGAACTGGCGGGCATGGAAGCGCTGATCCGGCTGAACCACCCGACGCTTGGTTTCGTCTCGCCGGCGGAGTTCATCCCCGTGGCCGAAGAGACGGGCATGATCCAGAAAATCGGCGCCTGGGTGCTGGTGGAGGCCTGCCGCGTTGCCTCCCACTGGCCACCGCATCTTCTTGTCTCGATCAATTTCTCGCCCGAACAGTTTCTCAGCGGGCATCTCCTCAGCGACGTGCACAACGCGCTCGAACTGTCATCCTTCCCTGCCTACCGCATGGAGGTGGAGATCACCGAGTCCACCATGCTGAGCGACACTGAGATCGTGATGTCGCAACTTTCGGCGCTCCGTGAAATGGGCTGCCACATCGTGATGGATGATTTCGGCACCGGCTATTCCAGCCTCAGCTACCTGTGGAAGTTCCCGTTCTCGAAGCTGAAGATCGACCGTTCCTTCATCCAGGCCATGGAAACGCGGCCACAGGTGAGAGGTCTTTTGCGCACCATCCTCGACCTCTCCCGCAATCTCGGCCTCAAGGTCACGGCGGAAGGAATCGAGACGGTGGAACAGGCGGAACTGCTGCGCAGCCAGCGCTGCGATTTCATCCAGGGCTATCTCTGCGGCAAACCTGTTCCCGAATCCGAAGTCGCCGCCGTGATCATGACGCGCTTCGCCGCCTCGCTCAAAAACATGAAGTCTCCCGAAGAAGACATACCGCCCGCCCCGATGCGGTTCGAGTTCTGA
- a CDS encoding PepSY domain-containing protein, which yields MTSISVAAEGAHASSRLYRAVWRWHFYAGLFVVPILLMLALTGAYMMLYARLSNEMGWVPSVPPKAISMSVSAQGKSALAALPGGKISTYIAPESANRPAFFEVSRDGTYYSASVDPYTGTVLDTHASADTSRALAEKIHGTFLLGTFGDRLIEVAASLTIIMTVTGIFLWWPQGEGFFGALLPRLGASGRGLWRELHKAGGIWIALFLILFILSGLSWTGIWGDSFVKPWSSFPASKWDAVPLSDASHASLNHDIMHEVPWTLEATPLPASGSNAGTPAVAEPVVLDTVVQWALVNGFRDQFKVAIPADEKGVFTVSYDGRNEDSVTPASDRYVHIDQYSGNILADVRLKDYPFVGKLMAWGIALHKGTAGVWNLVFNLAYLALVIFVCVSGVVMWWKRRPVGQLGSPKYPRGYKVPAAVLGLGALLSVLFPLGGIAIAAFAIIDFLLPQRLKQAGAN from the coding sequence ATGACTTCCATTTCTGTCGCGGCAGAGGGCGCCCATGCGTCCAGCCGTCTCTACCGTGCCGTCTGGCGATGGCATTTCTATGCCGGGCTTTTCGTCGTGCCGATCCTGCTCATGCTGGCGCTCACGGGCGCCTACATGATGCTCTACGCCAGGCTCAGCAATGAGATGGGCTGGGTGCCAAGCGTGCCGCCGAAGGCCATTTCGATGTCCGTCTCGGCCCAAGGCAAGTCCGCGCTGGCGGCGCTGCCCGGCGGCAAGATCAGCACCTACATCGCGCCCGAGTCGGCAAACCGTCCGGCGTTCTTCGAGGTCTCCAGGGACGGCACATATTATTCCGCGTCTGTCGATCCCTACACCGGCACGGTGCTGGACACGCATGCTTCGGCTGACACGAGCCGGGCACTGGCCGAAAAAATCCACGGCACCTTCCTGCTCGGCACCTTTGGTGACCGGCTGATCGAAGTCGCGGCCTCGCTCACCATCATCATGACGGTGACGGGTATCTTCCTGTGGTGGCCGCAGGGCGAAGGCTTCTTCGGTGCATTGCTCCCGCGCCTCGGTGCCTCCGGTCGCGGGCTGTGGCGCGAATTGCACAAGGCGGGCGGAATCTGGATCGCGCTGTTCCTGATCCTCTTCATCCTGTCCGGTCTGTCATGGACCGGCATCTGGGGCGACAGCTTCGTCAAGCCGTGGTCATCGTTTCCGGCCAGCAAGTGGGACGCCGTTCCCCTTTCGGATGCGAGCCATGCCAGCCTCAACCACGACATCATGCATGAAGTGCCGTGGACACTGGAGGCGACACCACTCCCCGCCTCGGGATCCAATGCGGGAACGCCTGCCGTCGCCGAACCTGTCGTCCTCGACACGGTGGTCCAGTGGGCGCTGGTGAACGGCTTCCGTGACCAGTTCAAGGTGGCCATTCCCGCCGATGAAAAAGGTGTCTTCACGGTCTCCTATGATGGCCGCAACGAAGACAGCGTGACACCTGCCAGCGACCGCTATGTGCACATCGACCAGTACTCCGGCAACATTCTCGCGGATGTGCGGCTGAAGGATTATCCCTTCGTCGGCAAGCTCATGGCCTGGGGCATTGCGCTCCACAAGGGCACGGCCGGCGTGTGGAACCTGGTGTTCAACCTTGCGTATCTTGCCCTTGTCATCTTCGTCTGCGTATCAGGCGTGGTGATGTGGTGGAAGCGCCGGCCCGTTGGCCAGCTTGGGTCGCCCAAGTATCCGCGCGGCTACAAGGTTCCTGCCGCCGTGCTCGGCCTCGGTGCGCTTCTTTCTGTCCTGTTCCCGCTTGGCGGCATCGCCATCGCGGCCTTCGCCATCATCGACTTCCTTCTGCCCCAGCGGCTGAAGCAGGCCGGTGCCAACTGA
- a CDS encoding GlsB/YeaQ/YmgE family stress response membrane protein, which translates to MSIIWTIIIGAVVGAIAKFIMPGSNEPKGFILTAILGIVGALVATYGGQALGLYGENQSAGFIGSLIGAIIVLVVYGMVFKPKA; encoded by the coding sequence ATGAGCATCATCTGGACTATCATCATCGGCGCAGTGGTTGGCGCCATTGCCAAGTTCATCATGCCCGGAAGCAATGAGCCCAAAGGCTTCATCCTGACGGCCATCCTCGGCATCGTCGGCGCCCTCGTCGCCACCTACGGCGGCCAGGCACTCGGCCTCTACGGTGAAAATCAGAGCGCCGGCTTCATCGGCTCGCTGATCGGCGCCATCATCGTGCTGGTCGTCTACGGCATGGTCTTCAAACCGAAGGCCTGA
- a CDS encoding YidB family protein produces the protein MMAQSNTMLKALLGLAVVAGWQNRDKIGDFVKNLGGQGSGDHPAGGLGGLIDNFKKAGLGQKADSWVSSGQNEPVSEPEIEKGVGGDTIDDLAKQTGLTRDELLKRLAEVLPGMIDKMTPAGKMPS, from the coding sequence ATGATGGCCCAGTCCAACACCATGCTGAAAGCGCTTCTCGGCCTTGCCGTCGTTGCAGGCTGGCAGAACCGCGACAAGATCGGCGATTTCGTCAAGAACCTGGGCGGCCAGGGCAGCGGCGACCACCCGGCGGGCGGCCTCGGCGGCCTCATCGACAACTTCAAGAAGGCGGGCCTCGGCCAAAAGGCCGACAGCTGGGTCTCCTCGGGCCAGAATGAACCGGTGTCTGAACCGGAGATCGAAAAGGGCGTCGGCGGCGATACGATCGACGACCTCGCCAAGCAGACAGGCCTCACGCGCGATGAACTGCTGAAGCGGCTCGCCGAAGTGCTTCCCGGCATGATCGACAAGATGACGCCCGCCGGCAAGATGCCGAGCTGA